Proteins from a single region of Bacteroidota bacterium:
- the ychF gene encoding redox-regulated ATPase YchF has translation MGLKCGIVGLPNVGKSTLFNALSSAKAQAANFPFCTIEPNIGVVTVPDNRLIQLADIVQPQNLLPTNIEFVDIAGLVKGASKGEGLGNKFLANIRETDAIIHVIRCFEDDNIVHVHGNVDPVRDKEIIDFELQLKDLETVESRLTKYARAANIGDKEAKKITEVLTACKAHLEQGKSGRSLELDEDGKKILDDLFLLTTKPVIYVCNVHEKEIHSGNAFVDTLKEAVKDEQAEVIIISANIEAEIAQLDSYEDKQMFLEDIGLKESGLNQLIRSAYHLLDLITYFTAGEKEVRAWTIHKGMLAPQAAGVIHTDFEKGFIRAEVIHFADYIKYGSEAACKEAGKLNVEGKEYVVQDGDVMHFRFNV, from the coding sequence ATGGGTTTGAAATGTGGTATTGTCGGTTTGCCAAATGTGGGTAAATCAACTTTGTTTAATGCATTAAGCAGTGCTAAGGCACAAGCAGCTAATTTTCCATTCTGTACTATAGAACCAAATATTGGAGTGGTTACAGTGCCGGATAATCGTTTAATTCAATTGGCTGATATTGTGCAACCTCAAAATTTATTGCCTACCAATATTGAGTTTGTAGATATTGCAGGCTTAGTAAAAGGTGCAAGTAAAGGGGAGGGCTTGGGAAATAAATTCTTAGCAAACATCAGAGAAACAGATGCCATCATTCATGTGATTCGCTGTTTTGAAGATGATAATATTGTGCATGTGCATGGCAATGTAGATCCAGTGCGTGATAAAGAAATTATTGATTTTGAATTACAATTAAAGGATTTAGAAACTGTAGAAAGTCGCTTAACAAAATATGCAAGAGCTGCTAATATCGGCGATAAAGAAGCAAAGAAAATTACTGAAGTATTAACCGCCTGTAAAGCACATCTTGAACAAGGAAAAAGTGGTCGCAGTTTAGAATTGGATGAAGATGGAAAAAAAATATTAGATGATTTATTTCTGCTAACTACAAAGCCTGTAATTTATGTGTGCAATGTGCATGAAAAAGAAATTCATTCGGGTAATGCATTTGTAGATACATTGAAAGAAGCAGTGAAAGATGAGCAAGCAGAAGTGATAATTATCTCTGCAAATATTGAAGCAGAAATTGCGCAGTTAGATAGTTATGAAGACAAGCAAATGTTTTTGGAAGATATCGGTTTAAAAGAAAGTGGATTAAATCAATTAATTAGGTCGGCATATCATCTGCTTGATTTGATAACTTATTTTACAGCGGGAGAAAAAGAAGTGCGTGCATGGACAATTCATAAAGGCATGTTAGCACCACAAGCAGCGGGTGTAATTCATACAGATTTTGAAAAAGGATTTATCCGTGCAGAAGTAATTCACTTTGCCGACTACATAAAATACGGTAGTGAAGCTGCATGTAAAGAAGCCGGAAAATTAAATGTGGAAGGAAAAGAATATGTGGTGCAGGATGGTGATGTAATGCATTTCAGATTTAATGTTTAG
- a CDS encoding SPASM domain-containing protein, with amino-acid sequence MNKRRIQKAIRRLSSLPGGINFFKYTSNKIHGSYLKAIGSTRIPHPSSIMLEVTNHCNLKCITCPREYQFGEEMAKGFMDLNQLKKIIDQAYPYVDSIGLTGLGETLLYKQLPDALEYIRSKNKGIITTISINAHLPNSIELVKLIADKLDTLQISMDGIGDIYENVRLRSDYTLFYDNVKAIVEHCKDKRADVMFNFVAIKENYHTMAEVIEVAAELGVSDVNITPFNVAAVTAHSIDYYDFFHTEEFKNELRRAKKKADSLKQVHLTIWDIKSKNEFKKCHLPWSHFYISWDGYATPCCAKPFPKILNFGNVFDDGLMYCLNSPGYLEFRKMWLENKVPDFCKKCHMVDLKPIDIDFDVEVN; translated from the coding sequence ATCAATAAAAGAAGAATTCAAAAAGCAATTCGCAGATTAAGTAGTCTGCCCGGCGGCATTAATTTTTTTAAATACACTTCCAATAAAATTCACGGTTCTTATTTAAAGGCAATTGGCAGTACTCGCATTCCACATCCATCATCAATCATGTTGGAGGTGACTAATCATTGTAATTTAAAATGTATTACCTGCCCCAGAGAATATCAATTTGGTGAAGAGATGGCAAAAGGTTTTATGGATCTCAATCAATTAAAAAAGATTATTGATCAGGCGTATCCGTATGTGGATTCAATTGGATTAACCGGATTGGGTGAAACATTATTATACAAACAATTACCAGATGCACTTGAATATATTCGTTCAAAAAATAAAGGAATAATCACTACAATTTCAATCAATGCACATTTACCAAACAGTATTGAATTAGTAAAATTAATTGCAGATAAATTGGATACTTTACAAATATCTATGGATGGTATCGGCGATATTTATGAGAATGTGAGATTGCGCAGCGATTACACATTATTTTATGATAATGTAAAAGCTATTGTTGAACATTGTAAGGACAAACGAGCAGATGTAATGTTCAACTTTGTTGCTATAAAAGAAAATTATCACACAATGGCAGAAGTAATTGAAGTGGCGGCAGAGTTAGGTGTGAGTGATGTAAATATTACACCTTTTAATGTGGCAGCAGTTACAGCACATTCAATTGATTATTATGATTTCTTTCATACAGAAGAATTTAAAAATGAATTGCGACGTGCAAAGAAAAAAGCAGATAGTTTAAAACAAGTACACCTCACTATCTGGGATATTAAATCCAAAAATGAATTTAAAAAATGTCATCTTCCATGGAGTCATTTTTATATTAGTTGGGATGGATATGCAACACCATGTTGCGCAAAACCATTTCCGAAAATTCTAAACTTCGGAAATGTATTCGACGATGGTTTAATGTATTGTTTAAATTCACCCGGCTATCTTGAATTTCGCAAAATGTGGCTTGAAAATAAAGTACCTGATTTTTGCAAAAAATGCCACATGGTAGATTTAAAACCGATTGATATAGATTTTGATGTGGAGGTAAATTGA
- a CDS encoding peptidoglycan DD-metalloendopeptidase family protein, whose product MVDKIKQYIPFVIIFSIFIGSIAMISTYDGDLSDARTSVIHAVSAEPLQMIYNIPADSDDVHFETVKSGQVISGMLAPYGISSDKIHQMAAYNQILDAGKIISGNTYCIITDDKGSATHFIYEKNKIDYAVFNFTDDNVKCYAGKKPVETKMRSVGGVIEGSVYETLVAHEADPILANALAEIFAYNLDFYKVNRGDIFKLYYSEIYVDGEYVGIDSVHAAYMQHRNSDFYAFQYTQDGVTGYFDETGKSLKKAFLQAPLKYTRISSKYSKNRFHPVQKRFKAHLGTDYAAPTGTPIYTVGDGTVIEKGYTSGNGNYVKIKHNATYTTQYLHMSKFASGLSKGDRVTQGEVIGYVGSTGLATGPHLCYRFWKNGVQVDPFQEKIPPSFPVKAAMLDTYRAMAGKEMRILENTPVNLAPEEKVIHEYIVMLDTLGVLPAIQFLIPSSIGI is encoded by the coding sequence ATGGTAGATAAAATCAAACAATATATTCCCTTTGTAATTATTTTTTCGATATTCATTGGTAGCATTGCCATGATAAGCACTTATGATGGCGATTTATCAGATGCACGCACTTCTGTAATTCATGCTGTTTCTGCCGAGCCTTTGCAAATGATTTATAATATACCTGCTGATAGTGATGATGTACATTTTGAAACAGTGAAATCCGGACAAGTAATATCTGGTATGTTGGCACCATATGGAATTTCTTCTGATAAAATCCATCAGATGGCTGCTTACAATCAAATCCTTGATGCGGGTAAAATTATTTCTGGCAACACCTATTGCATTATTACAGATGATAAAGGAAGTGCTACACATTTTATTTATGAAAAAAATAAAATTGATTATGCTGTTTTCAATTTTACAGATGATAATGTAAAATGTTATGCAGGTAAAAAACCTGTTGAAACAAAAATGCGCAGTGTCGGTGGTGTAATTGAAGGGTCTGTTTATGAAACATTAGTTGCGCATGAAGCAGATCCTATATTGGCCAATGCACTTGCTGAAATATTTGCATATAATCTTGACTTCTATAAAGTAAACAGAGGAGATATTTTTAAACTCTATTATTCTGAAATTTATGTAGATGGAGAATATGTAGGAATTGATTCTGTACATGCGGCTTATATGCAACATCGTAACTCAGATTTTTATGCATTTCAATATACTCAAGATGGTGTAACAGGATATTTTGATGAGACGGGAAAAAGTTTGAAAAAAGCATTTTTACAAGCACCGTTAAAATATACACGTATCAGTTCTAAATATTCCAAGAATCGTTTTCATCCAGTTCAAAAAAGATTTAAAGCACATCTCGGAACTGATTATGCTGCACCGACAGGAACACCGATTTATACTGTAGGGGATGGGACTGTAATTGAAAAAGGATATACATCAGGTAATGGTAATTATGTGAAGATTAAACACAATGCAACCTACACTACTCAGTATTTACACATGAGCAAGTTTGCAAGTGGATTAAGTAAAGGTGATCGTGTTACTCAAGGTGAAGTGATTGGTTATGTTGGCAGCACAGGATTAGCAACCGGGCCACATTTGTGTTATCGCTTTTGGAAAAATGGTGTGCAGGTAGATCCGTTTCAGGAAAAAATTCCACCATCATTTCCAGTGAAAGCTGCTATGTTAGATACTTATCGTGCAATGGCAGGAAAAGAGATGCGCATACTGGAAAATACACCCGTAAATCTTGCACCTGAAGAAAAAGTAATACATGAATATATCGTAATGCTCGATACGTTAGGAGTGCTTCCTGCAATTCAATTTTTAATTCCTTCTTCAATCGGTATTTAA
- a CDS encoding dephospho-CoA kinase: MALHVGITGGIGSGKTLVCHLFATLGIPVYYADERAKIILQSNDDVIAAVKNLLGNNVYSDEGILNRKLVATLVFSDSDLLAKYNAIIHPAVLQDSNLWMHQHASSAYILKEAALLFESGSYKSLDKIICVTAPEILRIERVMRRDTISENAVKQRMKNQWSEAEKAALSDYIIINDGNTMLIPQVMNVHQQLSAICN, encoded by the coding sequence ATGGCTTTACATGTAGGAATTACCGGAGGAATTGGCAGTGGGAAAACTTTAGTGTGCCACTTGTTTGCTACTTTGGGAATACCGGTTTATTATGCGGATGAAAGGGCAAAAATAATTCTTCAGTCAAATGATGATGTAATCGCCGCTGTAAAAAACTTGCTTGGCAATAATGTATATTCAGATGAAGGAATATTAAATCGCAAATTAGTAGCAACACTTGTTTTTTCTGATTCTGATTTGCTTGCAAAATACAATGCTATTATTCATCCTGCTGTATTGCAAGATTCCAATTTATGGATGCATCAACATGCATCTTCCGCTTATATTTTAAAAGAAGCAGCGTTGCTTTTTGAAAGCGGCTCCTATAAATCCTTAGATAAAATAATTTGTGTTACCGCTCCTGAAATATTGCGCATTGAAAGAGTGATGCGTCGTGATACTATTTCAGAAAATGCAGTGAAACAAAGAATGAAAAATCAATGGAGTGAAGCGGAGAAAGCAGCCTTATCCGATTATATAATTATTAATGATGGCAACACAATGCTTATACCTCAGGTGATGAATGTGCATCAACAATTGTCTGCAATCTGTAATTAA
- the yajC gene encoding preprotein translocase subunit YajC, whose translation MAPSGGESSSGSSYTTIIFFLLFFVILYFFMIRPQSKKAKDQKNFVNEIKPGDKIVTIGGVHGKVLKVDDETYLIEVDNNVKLRIEKAVISMEYTKNMLNRKGVQA comes from the coding sequence ATGGCGCCAAGTGGAGGAGAATCTTCATCAGGGTCAAGCTACACAACTATTATTTTTTTCCTGTTGTTCTTTGTGATACTTTATTTTTTTATGATTCGTCCGCAATCAAAAAAAGCAAAGGATCAGAAAAATTTTGTGAATGAAATTAAACCCGGTGACAAAATAGTTACCATAGGTGGAGTGCATGGCAAAGTATTAAAAGTAGATGACGAAACTTATTTGATAGAAGTAGATAATAATGTGAAATTACGTATTGAAAAAGCCGTGATTTCAATGGAATATACTAAGAACATGCTTAATCGCAAGGGCGTGCAAGCCTGA
- a CDS encoding DUF1573 domain-containing protein, which yields MNIKQLFIIITIVASTLLISSCKNEKNAQDDDLLDTDLIQNSNSAEGTVNADKAPVMLFERDIHDFGEIIQGEIATTEFKFSNTGKSDLIIASARASCGCTVPEYPKEPIKPGESGVIKVSYNSEGRKDAFNKTVTITANTIPNENRIKVKGIVVVPKDKQ from the coding sequence ATGAATATCAAACAATTATTTATAATTATTACAATAGTGGCAAGCACACTTTTAATTTCATCCTGTAAAAATGAAAAGAACGCTCAGGATGATGACTTGCTAGATACCGACCTTATACAGAATTCAAATTCTGCGGAAGGGACTGTTAATGCCGATAAAGCACCTGTGATGCTTTTTGAAAGAGACATTCATGATTTTGGTGAAATTATTCAGGGAGAAATTGCAACAACAGAATTTAAATTTTCAAATACAGGCAAGAGTGATCTTATCATTGCTTCAGCGAGAGCAAGCTGCGGATGCACCGTTCCGGAATATCCGAAAGAGCCGATTAAACCCGGTGAAAGCGGAGTAATAAAAGTGTCGTATAATAGCGAAGGTCGCAAAGATGCTTTCAATAAAACAGTAACCATTACCGCCAATACAATACCTAACGAAAACAGAATTAAAGTGAAAGGTATTGTGGTGGTTCCAAAAGATAAACAATAA